The Arachis duranensis cultivar V14167 chromosome 2, aradu.V14167.gnm2.J7QH, whole genome shotgun sequence genome has a window encoding:
- the LOC107472881 gene encoding feruloyl CoA ortho-hydroxylase F6H1-3-like: protein MAPTRSMMMDSPSDLNEFVMIQGNGVKGLYEMGLKTLPKQYIQPLEERMSMMTNKVVPQESIPIIDMSNNNNNCDVEDAICDAAEKWGFFQVINHGVPTQVLENVKDATYRFYELAAEEKVKYTKENSPTKHVRYGSSFSPQAEKALEWKDYLSLFYVSEDEAIATWPYACRNEALEYMKKSEALIKRLLNILMKRLNVKEIDETKEAVLMGSKRINLNYYPVCPNHDLTVAIGRHSDVSTLTILLQDQTGGLFVRTEDRRGWIHVPPIPGALVINIGDALQIMSNGRYKSIEHRVTANGSKTRVSVPIFVNPRPSDVIGPFLEVLASDGEKAKYKNVLYSDYVKHFFRKAHDGKMTIEYAKIT from the exons ATGGCACCAACAAGGTCTATGATGATGGATAGCCCCTCAGATCTAAATGAATTTGTTATGATCCAAGGAAATGGAGTAAAGGGTCTCTATGAAATGGGCCTAAAAACCCTTCCAAAACAATACATCCAACCACTAGAGGAGAGAATGAGCATGATGACCAATAAAGTTGTGCCTCAAGAATCAATTCCCATAATTGACatgtccaataataataataattgtgatGTGGAAGATGCAATTTGTGATGCCGCTGAAAAATGGGGATTCTTTCAAGTAATCAACCATGGTGTCCCCACACAAGTTCTTGAGAATGTGAAGGATGCAACTTATAGATTCTATGAGTTGGCAGCAGAGGAGAAAGTGAAGTACACAAAAGAGAATTCACCAACTAAGCATGTGAGGTATGGATCAAGCTTTAGCCCTCAAGCTGAGAAGGCTTTGGAGTGGAAAGATTATCTTAGTCTCTTCTATGTTTCTGAGGATGAGGCTATAGCTACATGGCCTTATGCATGCAG GAATGAAGCACTAGAATACATGAAGAAATCCGAAGCTTTAATCAAACGGCTTCTAAATATTTTGATGAAGAGACTAAACGTGAAGGAAATTGATGAAACAAAAGAAGCAGTCTTAATGGGTTCAAAGAGGATCAACCTCAATTACTATCCAGTTTGTCCTAACCATGACCTAACCGTCGCAATAGGGCGCCATTCGGACGTCTCAACTCTAACCATTCTCCTTCAGGACCAAACCGGCGGTCTATTTGTTCGGACCGAGGATCGGCGTGGATGGATCCATGTGCCGCCGATCCCCGGAGCCCTAGTGATCAACATTGGTGATGCACTACAAATAATGAGCAATGGTAGATACAAGAGCATTGAGCATAGAGTTACAGCCAATGGGAGCAAGACTAGGGTTTCTGTGCcaatttttgtaaaccctagacCTTCAGATGTTATTGGTCCTTTTCTTGAAGTTCTTGCTAGTGATGGGGAGAAGGCAAAGTACAAAAATGTTTTGTATTCAGATTATGTGAAACATTTCTTTAGGAAAGCTCATGATGGAAAGATGACAATTGAATATGCTAAAATAACTTGA
- the LOC107472711 gene encoding FRIGIDA-like protein 3, translating into MEDTDSVATLIDSTSSKIKQLQKAFAELESYRAVTLNLKWKELEEHFHGLEKSLKRRFHELEDQEKEFENKVVKSREILEKREATVCAKEQASLQKLQDKRDAAVFAIFNVKLSPEGGNVDLLSYPELVKLCKEMDARGLHKFISDNRKNLAAIRDEIPHALGAAPNAACLVLDSLEGFYCAEASNQDVKKDANLLGLRRTCIMLMECLYVFLNNSDGVYNELLEDIKDRAKAVAEEWKPRLDALDADAGNGNSLEAHAFLQLLASFDIASDFNEEEFSRFIPMVSRRRQTADLCRCLGLSEKMPGVIEVLVNSGRQIDAVNLSFAFNLTEQFSPTDLLKSYLKDAKKAASPSRCVNSSPTTQVEVNERELVALKSIIKCIEEHKLEEQYPLDPLMKRVVQLEKAKADKKRETEATKPQPKRPRANGVGYGPRVSNFPSDKASYPRAADRYPQYVFDRPYVYPGPTDNHCPPLMGSTTYNFTPSHSNYFGNGYQYQPTYLH; encoded by the exons ATGGAAGACACGGATTCAGTTGCTACACTGATAGATTCAACAAGTTCTAAGATAAAACAGCTCCAAAAGGCATTTGCTGAACTTGAAAGCTATCGAGCTGTTACACTTAACTTGAAATGGAAAGAGCTTGAGGAACATTTCCATGGACTTGAGAAATCGTTGAAGAGACGCTTTCATGAATTGGAGGACCAAGAGAAAGAGTTTGAAAACAAAGTGGTGAAGTCTCGTGAAATATTGGAGAAGCGGGAAGCGACTGTTTGTGCCAAGGAGCAAGCTTCTTTGCAGAAACTTCAAGATAAAAGAGATGCTGCTGTATTTGCCATTTTTAACGTAAAACTTTCTCCTGAAGGTGGAAATGTGGATCTATTATCTTATCCAGAGTTGGTAAAGCTATGTAAAGAAATGGATGCTAGAGGTCTTCACAAATTCATATCTGATAACCGTAAGAATCTTGCTGCTATAAGGGATGAAATACCACATGCATTAGGAGCTGCTCCTAATGCTGCCTGTTTAGTTTTAGATTCTTTGGAAGGATTTTACTGTGCAGAAGCTTCAAATCAGGATGTAAAGAAGGATGCTAACTTATTGGGCCTTCGTCGAACCTGTATCATGTTGATGGAATGTTTGTACGTTTTCTTGAACAACTCAGATGGTGTCTATAATGAACTTTTAGAAGATATCAAGGACAGGGCAAAAGCAGTTGCTGAAGAGTGGAAACCCAGATTGGATGCTCTAGATGCGGATGCTGGCAATGGGAATTCCTTAGAGGCTCATGCATTTTTGCAACTTCTAGCAAGTTTTGATATTGCCTCTGATTTTAATGAGGAGGAGTTTTCCAGGTTCATTCCAATGGTTTCTCGGCGTCGCCAAACTGCTGATTTGTGCCGTTGCCTTGGGTTGTCTGAGAAAATGCCTG GCGTAATTGAAGTATTGGTGAACAGCGGGCGGCAAATTGATGCAGTTAATTTGTCTTTTGCATTCAATCTTACGGAACAGTTTTCTCCCACGGATTTATTGAAGTCTTACTTGAAGGATGCCAAAAAAGCTGCATCTCCTTCCAGATGTGTTAACTCATCTCCCACTACACAG GTTGAGGTTAATGAGCGAGAACTGGTTGCCCTTAAGTCCATAATCAAGTGCATCGAAGAACATAAACTCGAGGAGCAGTATCCTCTAGATCCTCTCATGAAACGGGTGGTCCAACTCGAGAAGGCCAAAGCAGACAAGAAGAGGGAAACTGAAGCAACAAAGCCTCAACCGAAGAGACCCCGTGCTAATGGTGTGGGATATGGTCCGCGTGTTTCTAACTTCCCTTCTGACAAAGCCTCCTATCCTAGAGCTGCTGACAGGTACCCACAGTACGTATTCGACCGGCCTTATGTGTACCCTGGACCAACTGACAATCATTGCCCCCCTCTCATGGGGTCGACGACCTATAACTTCACCCCGAGTCACAGCAACTACTTTGGAAATGGATATCAGTACCAGCCAACATATCTCCATTAG